In Runella sp. SP2, the genomic window TGTTGGAGTCCCTCAATTTGACTGATTTCTTCCAAAAACTCCATAATTCCGCGCCGTACAAAAGGCTCTCCCCCCGTAATCCGAACTTTGTCCACCCCCATGTGCACCAAAATGCGAATAACTCGTTCCATTTCTTCCCACGTCAGAAGATGTGGTTTGGGTACATATTTGATGCCTTCTTCGGGCATACAATAAAAACAACGCAAATTACAGCGGTCGGTTACTGCCAGCCGTAAGTAGTTGATAGGGCGCCCGTGATTGTCAATTACTTGGTTCAAAGACTTAGTTGGTTAAAGGAGAAAAATCAGAAGCGTTATTGCTCAAAGTAAATAACGGAAAGCAGAATAAACAAGTTCTTGAATGTCAGAAACTAAAAAATGCCTAAAAAAATTAATTTATAATTTTAATTCTCTACTTTTGTGTTGGCAGTACGCCAATCATTCATTTTTTTAATTTTTTTTAGTAATGGAAACTGGAACAGTAAAGTTCTTCAACGAATCAAAAGGATTCGGATTCATCATTAGCGGTGGACAAGAAATTTTCGTACACGTATCTGGCTTGGTTGACAAAATCACCGAAGGAGATACTGTAACGTTTGATAAAGTCCAAGGGAAAAAAGGCATCAACGCCACCAACGTTAAGCTTGCTTAATTGCAACACTCCACTGATATATTGAAAATCCGATTCTAATTGGTCATAACAATGTGTCAAAAACAAGGGCAAACGGGGTTCTCCGCTTGCCCTTCTTCGTTTTTACTCCAACCTTACAGGTTTACTTGCTGTCATCCATTTCAAACGTATAAGGTTTTTATTATTTATTCCGTACTTTTGCGGACTTTTTAAGGAATTTAAGAAATTATATTTTATGCTTAGAACGCACACTTGCGGTGAACTCCGCATTTCGGATGTAAATAAAGAAGTAACCCTAAGCGGTTGGGTTCAGCGTATCCGCGATAAAGGAGGCATGATATGGATTGATTTGCGTGACCGCTACGGCATTACGCAGTTGATGGTGGAAGAAGGAAAAACAGCCGCTGACATCATTGCTAAAGTTCGTGAACTTGGACGTGAATTCGTTATTCAAGCTTCAGGGACGGTGTCAGAGCGTTTTGCCAAAAATGATAAAATCCCGACGGGAGACATTGAGCTAAAATTGAGCAGTTTGGAGGTGTTAAATCCTGCTAAATTGCCACCGTTTTTGATTGAAGACGAAACCGACGGTGGCGACGAACTTCGTATGAAGTACCGTTACTTGGATTTGCGCCGTAATACAGTGCGCAAAAACCTTGAATTGCGTCACAAAGTAGCGCAACAAACGCGCATTTTTATGGATGCGCAAAATTTCATTGAGGTAGAAACCCCCGTATTGATTAAGTCAACGCCCGAAGGGGCACGCGATTTTGTGGTGCCAAGCCGCATGAACCCAGGGGAGTTTTATGCCTTGCCACAATCACCGCAAACGTTTAAGCAATTATTGATGGTGTCGGGCTTTGACCGTTACTTCCAAATTGTAA contains:
- a CDS encoding cold-shock protein, encoding METGTVKFFNESKGFGFIISGGQEIFVHVSGLVDKITEGDTVTFDKVQGKKGINATNVKLA